In Pseudomonadota bacterium, a single genomic region encodes these proteins:
- a CDS encoding carboxysome shell carbonic anhydrase → MLRTVRQSQQGNRGAGTAPLRRPGAVASQSALRQQPGAREHGVQRDRAPAGVVRGRPAAARHPLCRQDVNAQLAQYEDAVKQAFDAIVPTLKQISALQHEADFEARARRIARDGLGFELPPAILAAAWVEQLDMRRLFAWCVFQTYSRFCNDFFGARPTGAAEEFEEFLRSCGFHSMDISPCADGRLAHLVRYVLRLSPRAVRRKSYAGAMFDVDDSVRKWTEVELRRYREGKPNAADAPTRYLKLAVYHFSSGAPEREGCAAHGSDTAQAAQAALDRLIAFRQAIENSYCCGASIDLLLIGLDTDCDAIRIHVPDETGEMALERHIDSQRLYDETAKLSAAAAAGSIEDAVRSCSPGVAAGMANLIVRLVENNLSQIDYVRARHGVAYPDIGHAERFIGAGVGFEDVQLRNLMYFAYLDTVEDGAADIDVGIRIFKGLNVRHGLPVPVVVRFDYHGVVPGARDRAVQHCGRVAQALTTRYADLHAKGLLHVLQAVRDCDTAAALEIIACSVDQPETEAH, encoded by the coding sequence ATGCTGCGTACGGTACGACAATCCCAGCAGGGCAACCGCGGTGCCGGTACGGCGCCCCTGCGCCGACCGGGTGCGGTGGCCAGTCAGTCCGCGCTGAGGCAGCAGCCTGGCGCGCGCGAGCACGGGGTGCAGCGCGACCGTGCGCCGGCCGGCGTCGTCCGCGGCAGGCCAGCTGCCGCCCGGCATCCGCTGTGCCGCCAGGACGTCAATGCGCAACTGGCGCAGTACGAGGATGCTGTCAAGCAGGCCTTCGATGCAATCGTGCCGACACTGAAGCAGATCTCCGCGCTCCAGCACGAGGCCGATTTCGAGGCGCGCGCCCGGCGCATAGCACGTGACGGTCTCGGCTTCGAACTGCCGCCCGCCATCCTCGCCGCTGCCTGGGTGGAACAGCTGGATATGCGCCGCCTGTTCGCCTGGTGCGTGTTCCAGACCTACAGCCGCTTCTGCAACGATTTCTTCGGCGCGAGGCCCACCGGTGCCGCCGAGGAGTTCGAGGAGTTCCTGCGGTCCTGCGGCTTTCACAGCATGGACATCTCACCCTGCGCGGACGGGCGCCTGGCGCACCTGGTGCGCTACGTACTGCGGCTGTCGCCACGCGCGGTGCGGCGCAAATCCTACGCTGGCGCGATGTTCGACGTGGACGACAGTGTGCGGAAATGGACGGAGGTCGAACTGCGGCGTTACCGGGAAGGCAAGCCCAACGCCGCGGACGCACCGACGCGTTACCTGAAACTGGCCGTCTACCATTTCAGTTCCGGTGCGCCCGAGCGCGAAGGTTGCGCCGCGCACGGCTCGGACACCGCGCAGGCGGCGCAGGCCGCGCTGGATCGCCTCATTGCGTTCCGGCAGGCGATCGAAAACAGTTACTGCTGCGGTGCATCGATCGACCTGTTGCTGATCGGCCTCGATACCGACTGCGATGCCATCCGCATCCATGTGCCGGATGAGACCGGTGAAATGGCGCTCGAACGCCATATCGATTCGCAGCGCCTCTATGACGAGACCGCGAAGCTGAGCGCAGCGGCCGCGGCCGGCAGTATCGAGGACGCGGTCCGGAGCTGCTCGCCCGGCGTCGCGGCTGGCATGGCGAACCTGATCGTACGCCTGGTCGAGAACAACCTGTCGCAGATTGACTATGTCCGCGCTCGCCATGGTGTCGCCTATCCCGATATCGGCCATGCCGAGCGCTTCATCGGTGCCGGCGTCGGGTTCGAGGATGTCCAGTTGCGCAACCTGATGTACTTCGCCTATCTCGACACCGTCGAGGACGGCGCCGCGGATATCGACGTCGGGATCAGGATCTTCAAGGGCCTGAATGTCAGGCACGGTCTGCCGGTACCGGTGGTGGTGCGCTTCGATTACCACGGCGTTGTACCCGGTGCCCGCGACCGGGCGGTACAACACTGCGGTCGCGTCGCGCAGGCATTGACCACACGCTACGCGGATCTGCATGCCAAGGGCCTGCTGCACGTGTTGCAGGCGGTGCGTGACTGCGACACGGCCGCAGCGCTGGAAATCATTGCCTGTTCAGTGGATCAACCCGAAACGGAGGCACACTGA
- a CDS encoding carboxysome peptide A, producing MKICQIERPLVATNRIPGLEHRHLQVVKDGSSTAVAVDAVGCKPGDWVICVGSSAAREAAGSKEYPSDLTIVGIIDHWPPGGTTPEGAT from the coding sequence ATGAAGATCTGCCAGATCGAGCGGCCTCTGGTAGCGACCAACCGCATACCCGGCCTGGAACACCGCCACCTGCAGGTGGTGAAGGACGGCAGCAGTACCGCCGTGGCGGTCGATGCCGTGGGCTGCAAGCCGGGAGACTGGGTGATCTGTGTCGGCAGCTCCGCGGCGCGCGAAGCGGCCGGCAGCAAGGAATACCCGAGCGATCTCACCATCGTCGGCATCATCGACCATTGGCCACCGGGCGGCACTACCCCGGAAGGGGCGACGTGA
- a CDS encoding carboxysome peptide B: MEILQVESALVCTRRVDGLHAKSLRVLRSKNGVRQVAVDPIGARPGNWVFTVMGSAARYAAGDFDVHTDLTIGGIIDYWEPEAQDTAVNGKQD; the protein is encoded by the coding sequence ATGGAGATTTTGCAGGTGGAATCGGCACTGGTGTGTACGCGTCGCGTCGATGGTCTGCATGCGAAGAGCCTGCGGGTGCTGCGCTCGAAGAACGGCGTCAGGCAGGTTGCCGTCGATCCGATCGGCGCCAGGCCCGGTAACTGGGTGTTCACCGTCATGGGTTCGGCGGCACGCTACGCGGCGGGGGATTTCGATGTGCACACCGATCTGACCATTGGCGGAATCATCGATTACTGGGAGCCGGAAGCACAGGATACGGCGGTCAATGGCAAACAGGATTAA
- a CDS encoding BMC domain-containing protein, which produces MASENYGIALGMIETRGLVPAIEAADAMTKAAEVRLISREYVGGGYVTVMVRGETGAVNAAVRAGADACERVGDGLVAAHIIARPHREVEPVLGNK; this is translated from the coding sequence ATGGCAAGTGAAAACTACGGCATAGCACTGGGTATGATCGAAACCCGCGGTCTGGTGCCAGCGATCGAGGCGGCGGATGCCATGACCAAGGCCGCCGAGGTGCGGCTCATCAGTCGGGAATATGTGGGTGGCGGTTATGTCACCGTCATGGTGCGGGGCGAGACCGGCGCGGTCAATGCGGCGGTGCGCGCCGGCGCCGATGCCTGCGAACGGGTCGGCGACGGCCTGGTCGCAGCACACATCATCGCGCGTCCGCATCGTGAAGTGGAACCGGTACTCGGTAACAAGTGA
- a CDS encoding BMC domain-containing protein: MANENYGIALGMIETRGLVPAIEAADAMTKAAEVRLIGREFVGGGYVTVLVRGETGAVNAAVRAGADACERVGDGLVAAHIIARPHREVEPILPTGGETSRAAAA; the protein is encoded by the coding sequence ATGGCTAATGAAAACTACGGTATTGCCCTGGGTATGATCGAAACGCGCGGTCTGGTACCTGCCATCGAGGCGGCGGATGCCATGACCAAGGCGGCGGAAGTGCGTCTGATCGGTCGCGAATTCGTCGGCGGCGGTTATGTCACCGTGCTGGTGCGTGGCGAGACCGGTGCGGTCAATGCGGCGGTGCGTGCCGGTGCCGATGCCTGCGAGCGGGTCGGCGACGGCTTGGTCGCGGCACACATCATTGCGCGTCCGCACCGCGAGGTCGAGCCGATCCTCCCGACCGGCGGCGAAACCTCCAGGGCGGCGGCGGCCTGA
- a CDS encoding ferritin-like domain-containing protein, translated as MLAARSDQKVLGYLGRALSLELSAVQQYSTQARLVASWGLSDAAAGLRKEAQEELQHADRIIERMLALGAAPAGSQLRPVRLAPDLSALLLVNQQFEADVIRLYQAAASHSAGAGDHDSRIFFEELLREEQAHLAELESWLQRLQHVPEQRMRGSR; from the coding sequence ATGCTGGCGGCACGATCCGACCAGAAGGTTCTGGGATACCTGGGCAGGGCGCTCTCCCTGGAACTTTCCGCTGTGCAGCAGTACAGCACCCAGGCGCGGCTGGTTGCGTCCTGGGGGCTGTCCGATGCTGCAGCCGGTTTGCGCAAGGAGGCCCAGGAGGAACTGCAGCACGCGGACCGGATCATCGAGCGCATGCTGGCGCTCGGCGCGGCACCGGCCGGATCGCAGTTGCGTCCCGTCCGACTCGCGCCCGATCTGTCGGCGCTGCTGCTGGTCAACCAGCAGTTCGAGGCGGATGTGATACGCCTGTATCAGGCCGCCGCGTCCCACAGCGCCGGCGCGGGTGACCATGACAGCCGCATCTTTTTCGAGGAGCTGCTCAGGGAGGAGCAGGCACATCTCGCCGAACTTGAATCCTGGCTGCAGCGCTTGCAACACGTGCCGGAACAGCGCATGCGCGGCAGCCGTTAG
- a CDS encoding 4a-hydroxytetrahydrobiopterin dehydratase — protein sequence MTLQHWQERNRPARLERRYEFDNYDALRAFLDRAADLSEAKGLYPDIGFGRTHANFTIHADETSAQLTQSQREFAVMLDNLESSGQA from the coding sequence ATGACATTACAGCATTGGCAGGAGCGGAATCGTCCGGCGCGCCTGGAACGGCGCTACGAGTTTGACAACTACGATGCGCTGCGCGCGTTTCTCGACCGGGCCGCGGATCTGTCCGAGGCGAAGGGGCTGTATCCGGATATCGGCTTCGGACGCACCCACGCGAACTTCACCATTCATGCCGACGAGACGAGCGCGCAGCTGACGCAGTCGCAGCGCGAGTTTGCCGTCATGCTGGATAACCTGGAATCTTCGGGGCAGGCGTAA
- the parA gene encoding ParA family partition ATPase, whose product MPVIAMVGNKGGAGKTTLCVNLASGLHRRCSTLLLDADPQRSSLQWRDIAGREDLVEVLDAVDDVAGSVRQQRQRYDCLVIDCPPSVQSDQTRQALSCSDLAMIPVLPSPLDLWASVHVERELAWARSVNPGLRACMVVNQLEPQTRLSRLMHDALAEIGLPVAATAIRRRMIYRNAMLQGCSVLEAGAAAGPAVEEIGQLIDEVVRLS is encoded by the coding sequence ATGCCGGTCATAGCCATGGTCGGGAACAAAGGCGGGGCCGGTAAGACCACCCTCTGCGTCAACCTGGCCAGCGGGCTGCACCGGCGCTGTTCCACACTGCTGCTGGATGCCGATCCGCAACGCTCATCCCTGCAGTGGCGTGATATCGCGGGACGCGAGGATCTGGTCGAGGTGCTCGACGCCGTGGACGACGTGGCAGGCTCGGTCCGGCAGCAGCGCCAGCGCTACGACTGCCTGGTGATCGATTGCCCGCCGTCGGTGCAGTCCGATCAGACCAGGCAGGCGCTGAGCTGCAGCGATCTCGCCATGATCCCCGTGCTGCCTTCCCCGCTGGATCTCTGGGCCAGCGTGCACGTGGAGCGGGAACTGGCGTGGGCGCGCTCGGTGAATCCGGGCCTGCGTGCCTGTATGGTGGTCAACCAGCTCGAGCCGCAAACGCGCCTGTCACGCCTGATGCATGACGCGCTCGCCGAAATCGGGCTGCCTGTTGCGGCTACCGCGATCCGGCGCCGGATGATCTATCGCAATGCCATGCTGCAGGGGTGCAGCGTGCTGGAGGCCGGTGCCGCGGCCGGACCCGCGGTTGAGGAGATTGGACAATTGATCGACGAGGTGGTGAGGCTGTCATGA
- a CDS encoding LysR substrate-binding domain-containing protein: protein MPPYSEPGYTPPAAMPEYLIRYATLRQLQVFEASVRLGSFSRAAEELFVTQPTVSMQIKKLADALGLPLFEQIGRNVRPTEIGYELYESCRRIFENLANLEMKISDHKGMKRGRLRLGVVTTAKYFVPEVLGEFCRLYPGIDVALKVSNRDRIFERLAAYEDDLYIMGQASDDVMDIESYPFAPNPLVMMAPRDHPLAGQKNIPLARIAEEPLILREPGSGIRDATLRLFEQHGLKPKVRMELGSNEAIKHAVVGGLGIAALSLHTLSLEGPNGPVLLLDAEHFPIMRQWHLVYPKGKDLSLVAEAFLEFSLDMEPRMREKMKQLWPEMAAVLTAADPAGKVAAKQGR, encoded by the coding sequence ATGCCGCCGTACAGCGAACCCGGATACACGCCACCGGCCGCGATGCCGGAATACCTGATCAGGTATGCCACGCTGCGGCAACTGCAGGTTTTCGAGGCGAGTGTCCGGCTGGGCAGTTTCTCCCGGGCGGCCGAAGAGCTGTTCGTGACCCAGCCGACCGTTTCCATGCAGATCAAGAAACTGGCGGACGCGCTGGGCCTGCCGCTGTTCGAGCAGATCGGGCGCAATGTCCGGCCGACCGAGATCGGCTACGAGTTGTACGAGTCATGCCGGCGGATATTCGAGAATCTCGCCAATCTGGAGATGAAGATTTCCGATCACAAGGGCATGAAGCGAGGACGCCTGCGTCTCGGGGTGGTGACCACGGCCAAGTACTTCGTGCCGGAAGTGCTGGGCGAGTTCTGTCGCCTGTATCCCGGTATCGATGTGGCGCTGAAGGTGTCCAATCGGGACCGGATCTTCGAACGGCTCGCGGCCTACGAGGACGACCTCTACATCATGGGGCAGGCCTCGGACGACGTGATGGACATCGAGTCCTATCCGTTCGCGCCGAATCCGCTGGTGATGATGGCACCGCGTGACCATCCCCTGGCCGGACAGAAAAACATCCCGCTGGCCAGGATTGCGGAGGAGCCCCTGATCCTGCGCGAGCCGGGATCGGGCATACGTGATGCGACCCTGCGCCTGTTCGAGCAGCACGGCCTGAAGCCGAAAGTGCGCATGGAACTGGGCAGCAACGAGGCGATCAAGCATGCTGTGGTCGGCGGGCTGGGCATCGCGGCGCTGTCCCTGCACACGCTGTCGCTGGAAGGTCCGAACGGCCCGGTGCTGCTGCTGGATGCCGAGCATTTCCCGATCATGCGCCAGTGGCACCTGGTCTATCCCAAGGGCAAGGACCTGTCCCTGGTCGCCGAGGCATTCCTGGAGTTTTCCCTCGACATGGAGCCGCGCATGCGCGAGAAAATGAAACAGCTCTGGCCGGAAATGGCCGCGGTGCTGACGGCGGCCGATCCGGCGGGAAAGGTGGCGGCGAAACAGGGCCGGTAA
- a CDS encoding NUDIX hydrolase — MHRQELLSLLERYRTTFNTEAGHAARTRYFVQQHENCFDSHLWPGHVTGSVWVVNPLRDKVLLLHHRKHDQWFQPGGHADGDADILRVALRETREETGLPADAIHLVDGEIFDVDIHTIPAGPAGPEHMHFDIRFLVEIDDRLHVPGNDESHQVLWVPLEAVTRFNNNLSTYRMLEKSRRLRAAA, encoded by the coding sequence ATGCATCGCCAGGAACTGCTATCCCTGCTGGAACGCTACAGGACGACCTTCAATACGGAAGCCGGTCATGCGGCACGCACGCGCTATTTTGTGCAACAGCACGAGAACTGCTTCGACAGCCACCTCTGGCCGGGGCATGTCACGGGATCGGTGTGGGTGGTGAATCCGTTACGCGACAAGGTCCTGCTGCTGCATCACCGCAAGCACGACCAATGGTTCCAGCCCGGCGGCCACGCCGATGGCGATGCCGATATCCTGCGCGTCGCGCTGCGCGAGACCCGCGAGGAGACCGGTCTGCCGGCCGACGCCATCCACCTGGTCGATGGCGAGATCTTCGATGTGGACATCCACACCATACCAGCGGGCCCGGCCGGCCCCGAGCACATGCACTTCGACATCCGCTTCCTGGTGGAGATCGACGACCGCCTGCACGTACCGGGCAACGACGAATCGCATCAAGTGCTCTGGGTCCCGCTGGAGGCGGTGACGCGCTTCAACAACAACCTGTCCACCTACCGCATGCTGGAGAAGAGCCGGCGCCTGCGGGCGGCGGCCTGA
- a CDS encoding proton-conducting transporter membrane subunit has product MQQLILVVLALPFLAALVVQVFAARLGRRAAAVSVAFGWLTILSAAVTLWLAISGAPVAEFMLLQDWGIIRFDPLSALMALVIAAISLIVHLYSVRYMVEEPGYARFFVLLDCMTGTLLLMVAAGDLLTLLVAWHLVGILLYFLLGYDTRSRPAYRYAFWTWITYRFGDLPLLLAAVLLYQAFGSWSLSVIFERIAADPQVPTILGLSLVDVVAALVAIAAYARSAQFLLHTWLPYTMSGPTPVSALMHAGIVNAGGFLINRFAPLFVETGGVLHWVFIVGLATAVIGSVLMLTQNDVKKALGYSTMGQMGFMIMECGVGAFSLAIYHLIAHGLFKGTLFLGAGGVISQARKDDGVPQDPLYDFVVEKNPARGRRPWLLMAAMTLLVPAVILFAAHWLVAQDFYHKQGAVVLLFFGWVTGAQLIFVTYRMRTTNIVRLFGQVVFSFAVVVLGYTLISHAFDLFLYPDEAFRASIYAAAAIDVFWFDVLVVLMTAIIISGWLRTYYSERNGRHQHALLRPLWLGFYAMISREFYVNDLYAWMARRLEALAVRLNVWLRWV; this is encoded by the coding sequence ATGCAGCAGTTGATTCTTGTGGTTCTCGCATTACCGTTCCTCGCGGCCCTCGTCGTGCAGGTGTTCGCGGCGCGACTGGGCCGGCGCGCTGCCGCGGTGAGTGTCGCGTTCGGCTGGCTGACCATCCTGTCCGCCGCCGTGACCCTGTGGCTGGCAATTTCGGGTGCGCCAGTCGCAGAGTTCATGCTGCTGCAGGACTGGGGCATCATCCGTTTCGATCCGCTGAGTGCGCTGATGGCGCTGGTGATAGCCGCGATCAGCCTCATCGTGCACCTCTATTCGGTCCGCTACATGGTCGAGGAGCCCGGTTACGCACGCTTCTTCGTCCTGCTGGACTGCATGACAGGCACGCTGCTGCTGATGGTGGCGGCCGGGGACCTGCTGACGCTGCTGGTCGCCTGGCACCTGGTCGGTATCCTGCTCTACTTTCTCCTCGGATACGACACGCGCAGCCGGCCGGCATACCGGTACGCCTTCTGGACCTGGATCACATACCGCTTCGGTGACCTGCCGTTGTTGCTGGCCGCGGTGTTGTTGTACCAGGCATTCGGCAGCTGGTCGCTCAGTGTCATATTCGAACGTATCGCCGCCGATCCCCAGGTGCCGACCATCCTGGGGCTGTCACTGGTTGATGTCGTCGCAGCGCTGGTCGCGATCGCGGCCTATGCGCGTTCCGCGCAGTTTCTGCTGCATACCTGGCTGCCCTACACCATGAGCGGACCGACACCGGTATCCGCGCTGATGCATGCCGGCATCGTCAACGCCGGCGGCTTCCTCATCAACCGGTTTGCGCCCCTGTTCGTCGAGACCGGCGGTGTCCTGCACTGGGTATTCATCGTGGGGCTGGCAACCGCGGTGATCGGGTCGGTACTGATGCTGACGCAGAACGACGTGAAGAAGGCCCTGGGCTATTCGACCATGGGGCAGATGGGATTCATGATCATGGAGTGCGGTGTCGGCGCCTTCTCGCTGGCCATTTACCACCTCATCGCGCATGGCCTGTTCAAGGGCACGTTGTTCCTCGGGGCCGGCGGCGTGATCAGCCAGGCTCGCAAGGACGACGGTGTGCCGCAGGATCCGCTGTACGATTTCGTCGTCGAGAAGAACCCGGCGCGCGGCCGCAGGCCGTGGTTGCTGATGGCCGCGATGACGCTGCTCGTGCCTGCCGTGATCCTGTTTGCCGCGCACTGGCTGGTGGCGCAGGATTTCTACCACAAGCAGGGTGCCGTGGTCCTGCTGTTCTTCGGCTGGGTGACGGGCGCGCAGCTGATCTTCGTCACCTATCGCATGCGCACCACGAACATCGTGCGCCTGTTCGGCCAGGTGGTCTTCTCGTTCGCCGTGGTGGTCCTCGGCTACACGCTGATCAGCCATGCCTTCGACCTGTTCCTCTACCCGGATGAGGCGTTCCGCGCGAGCATCTATGCCGCGGCGGCCATCGACGTGTTCTGGTTCGATGTCCTGGTCGTGCTGATGACCGCCATCATCATCAGTGGCTGGTTGCGCACCTATTACAGCGAGCGCAACGGCCGGCACCAGCATGCGCTGCTGCGGCCGCTGTGGCTGGGCTTTTATGCAATGATCTCGCGCGAGTTCTATGTCAATGATCTCTATGCCTGGATGGCACGCCGCCTGGAGGCGCTCGCCGTGCGGCTGAACGTCTGGTTGAGGTGGGTCTGA
- a CDS encoding DUF2309 domain-containing protein: protein MSLELGMQAQIRSMVFVAGEPIPYFWPMRAFIHHNPLHGLEQLPFEDAVAEGRRLFHGAGFLPPSVYRGMLEQGKIDALTLAEGVRSFLDAREPLAGIDLHAWMLQLLTSSEVDLSTDGSLATVAAVGAALRRESVPAGPEPDAGPLAEHGCDEMLGGRSIYEALDLLFGSGIGEELDELVIKSCLDFFDEGQSVWQMPDRERGFFSAWREVALRNARLFLRGRNMRETLEADADPEGVIVHVMQRLKVPQSQWMQYFRRELSRLHGWAGFIRWRAAARHYYLGRRFPGDLVDFLAVRLTLSLALISERGNDGIPIDAEALEQFIRRHPAETCLRREFFGRTILPAWAQRAEVALLGGDQHRIEELGLAYLREKRARDAAAQAAALERLAGQAGAGGVLQRMDNATLARLLERVQEFHRHEGMIWLEAMEATAMQTLLRGVRRSLPAASDKRPFAQALFCIDTRSERLRRHLESVGDYQTFGIAGFFGVPVSFMELGKGSETHLCPVLLTPKNLVMEMSVSEVQDTVALTAIEKALHELKESVLTPFVTVEAIGLLFGFDMVGKTIAPTAYNRWRSHLHRHKPHTHLLIDKLSLEQADSIVRAVQRAVIAKAVEHEFEVSAEHIRDDMVRELREVALGHAEVAPLLQRELQLDEGGARAFIDRLRTTYRINAADARLQMERLGRIGFSLDEQVNFVSQALHAIGLTGNYSRFILVVGHGSQSENNPYESALDCGACGGNLGLYNARIFASMANKPAVRLRLQEQGIDIPDDAWFIPALHNTTTDEVALHDLTLLPSSHPVYLDRLQKGLVAACRLCTQERVPSLDFISDTPDPERADKRALRNAMDWSQVRPEWGLSRNAYFIIGRRALTEAFSLDGRAFLHSYEYRVDRKLRLLENILTGPLVVGQWINMEHYFSTVDNEHYGSGSKVYHNVAGRFGVMTGNLSDLRTGLPAQTVLAQGQPYHEPMRLITVIEAPFDRVIRAINRVAVVRRLLHNGWIRVMIIDPDSGKIHLYSHGEWQERPVPGDTGTVTHDEAIAS, encoded by the coding sequence ATGAGTCTCGAACTGGGCATGCAGGCGCAGATTCGCTCCATGGTATTCGTGGCCGGCGAACCGATCCCGTACTTCTGGCCGATGCGCGCGTTCATCCATCACAATCCGCTGCATGGCCTGGAGCAGCTCCCGTTCGAGGACGCCGTCGCGGAGGGACGGCGGCTGTTTCACGGCGCGGGCTTCTTGCCGCCGTCGGTGTACCGGGGCATGCTCGAACAGGGCAAGATCGATGCGCTAACGCTTGCCGAGGGCGTGCGGTCATTTTTGGACGCAAGGGAGCCGCTAGCCGGCATCGACCTGCATGCATGGATGCTGCAGCTGCTCACCAGCTCCGAGGTGGATTTGAGTACGGACGGCAGTCTCGCCACGGTTGCCGCCGTCGGCGCCGCGCTACGGCGCGAGAGCGTGCCGGCCGGACCGGAGCCGGATGCCGGCCCGCTTGCCGAGCATGGCTGTGACGAGATGCTCGGCGGGCGTTCCATCTACGAGGCCCTGGATCTCTTGTTCGGCAGCGGCATCGGTGAGGAACTGGATGAGCTGGTGATCAAGAGCTGCCTGGATTTCTTCGATGAAGGGCAGTCCGTATGGCAGATGCCCGACCGCGAGCGGGGCTTCTTCTCCGCCTGGCGCGAGGTTGCCCTGCGCAACGCCCGCCTGTTTCTGCGCGGCCGCAATATGCGTGAGACCCTGGAGGCCGATGCCGACCCGGAAGGTGTCATTGTTCACGTCATGCAGCGGCTGAAGGTGCCGCAATCACAATGGATGCAGTACTTCCGCCGCGAGCTGTCCCGGCTGCACGGCTGGGCTGGATTCATCCGCTGGCGTGCGGCGGCCCGTCACTATTACCTGGGGCGCAGATTCCCCGGTGACCTGGTGGATTTCCTGGCCGTGCGTCTGACCCTGTCACTGGCGCTGATCAGTGAACGCGGCAATGACGGCATCCCGATTGACGCCGAGGCGCTCGAACAGTTCATCCGCCGGCACCCGGCGGAGACCTGCCTGCGCCGGGAATTCTTCGGCCGGACTATTCTCCCCGCCTGGGCGCAGCGTGCCGAGGTTGCACTGCTTGGCGGCGACCAGCACCGTATCGAGGAACTCGGCCTTGCCTATCTGCGGGAGAAGCGTGCCCGCGATGCCGCTGCTCAGGCCGCCGCACTGGAACGGCTAGCCGGGCAAGCCGGGGCGGGTGGCGTGCTGCAGCGCATGGATAACGCCACGCTTGCACGCCTGCTCGAGCGGGTGCAGGAATTCCACCGGCACGAGGGCATGATCTGGCTGGAGGCCATGGAAGCGACCGCCATGCAAACCCTGCTGCGCGGCGTGCGGCGTTCGCTACCCGCGGCCAGCGACAAGCGGCCCTTTGCCCAGGCGCTGTTCTGTATCGATACGCGTTCGGAACGCCTGCGCCGCCACCTGGAAAGCGTCGGTGACTATCAGACCTTCGGCATTGCCGGCTTCTTCGGCGTGCCGGTCAGCTTCATGGAACTCGGCAAGGGCAGTGAAACGCACCTGTGTCCGGTGCTGCTGACTCCAAAAAACCTGGTGATGGAGATGTCCGTCAGCGAGGTACAGGACACCGTTGCCCTGACGGCGATCGAGAAGGCCTTGCACGAACTCAAGGAGTCGGTGCTCACGCCATTCGTGACGGTGGAGGCGATCGGGCTGCTGTTCGGCTTTGACATGGTCGGCAAGACGATCGCGCCGACGGCTTACAACCGCTGGCGTTCACACCTGCATCGCCACAAGCCGCACACCCACCTGCTGATCGACAAGCTGAGCCTCGAGCAGGCCGATTCCATCGTCCGTGCGGTACAGCGTGCCGTGATTGCCAAGGCCGTCGAACACGAGTTCGAGGTGTCCGCTGAACATATCAGGGACGACATGGTGCGCGAGCTGCGCGAGGTCGCACTCGGGCATGCCGAGGTGGCGCCGTTGCTGCAGCGGGAATTGCAGCTTGACGAGGGCGGGGCGCGGGCCTTCATCGACCGGCTGCGCACGACCTACCGGATCAATGCCGCCGATGCGCGCCTGCAGATGGAGCGCCTGGGGCGCATCGGCTTTTCGCTGGACGAGCAGGTCAACTTCGTCTCGCAGGCGTTGCATGCGATCGGCCTGACCGGCAATTATTCCCGCTTCATACTCGTTGTCGGCCACGGCAGTCAGTCCGAGAACAATCCCTACGAGTCGGCGCTCGATTGCGGCGCCTGCGGGGGCAACCTCGGTCTCTACAATGCGCGCATCTTCGCCAGTATGGCCAACAAGCCGGCCGTGCGGCTGCGCCTGCAGGAGCAGGGCATCGATATTCCCGATGATGCCTGGTTCATCCCGGCGCTGCACAACACCACGACCGATGAGGTCGCGCTGCATGACCTCACCCTGCTGCCGTCGTCGCACCCGGTCTACCTCGACCGCCTGCAGAAGGGGCTGGTCGCGGCGTGCCGGCTCTGTACCCAGGAACGCGTACCCAGCCTGGATTTCATCTCGGACACACCCGACCCCGAGCGCGCCGACAAGCGTGCGCTGCGCAACGCGATGGACTGGTCACAGGTGCGTCCGGAGTGGGGGCTGTCGCGCAACGCCTATTTCATCATCGGCCGCCGTGCGCTCACGGAGGCATTCTCGCTGGATGGCCGTGCCTTCCTGCACTCCTACGAATACCGCGTCGACCGTAAATTGCGCTTGCTGGAGAACATCCTTACCGGCCCGTTGGTCGTTGGCCAGTGGATCAACATGGAGCATTATTTCTCGACAGTGGACAACGAGCATTACGGCAGCGGCAGCAAGGTGTACCACAATGTCGCAGGCCGGTTCGGCGTGATGACCGGCAACCTCAGTGACCTGCGTACCGGCCTGCCTGCGCAGACGGTGCTGGCACAGGGCCAGCCCTACCACGAACCCATGCGCCTGATAACCGTGATCGAGGCGCCGTTCGACCGCGTGATCAGGGCCATCAACAGGGTGGCCGTAGTGCGTCGCCTGCTGCACAACGGCTGGATCCGCGTCATGATCATCGACCCTGATTCAGGCAAGATCCATCTCTACAGCCATGGGGAATGGCAAGAGCGACCTGTGCCGGGCGACACCGGTACGGTGACCCACGATGAGGCAATCGCATCATGA